AAGTAGAGTAGCTGAAGGTAAATGTAACATGGTATTGTTTTTTAGAGATCCTCATGAAAAACATCCACACGAACCAGATATTACGATGTTATTACGTTTGTGTGATGTACATAATGTTCCGCTAGCTACAAATCCTGCAACAGCCGAATTACTAATGAAAGCTATTTAGAATAATTTATGTTTATATAAGAAAACCGAAGCAATTTGTTTCGGTTTTTTATGGTGGCTTTTAAAATTTTCGCTAACGGTGTTGTATATGAAAATTAGCGCTGAAAATAAGCGATAATTTTCGGATGAAACACAAGCCGAATTTTAAATTTTACTAATTATTTTATTTTTGGGAATTTGTCAAATTTAAAAATTTGGCGACTTTCCAAAAATGCTCGAACCTTTATCTTAGCAACGACGCGCTATTTTTATATACTGCTTAAGTTAGCAATTTAATAAAAAGGTTAAATTTAAAAGATATAAATCAGAAAGAATAAAAGAGAAAATTAAGGTTAATTTATACGGTGAAGCATTGACTTTCGACAACATTGATAATTGGCTCTCTTTTCTACTAAAAATCACGTTCAGTTCTGTGAGACCTAGATCTCGATTTCAAGTTGTTGTGAGTCAAGTAGCTTATTCTTTCATAAATCAGTTCTTATGAATAAATATAAGGAAATTTTTGGAGTTGACATTAGCAAAGACGTATTTGATGTTCATGGAAGTAAAAGTTGCCATGATCAATTTAAAAATAATGCATCTGGTTTTAAGTCCTTTCTAAAAAGACTTACTAAAGAATCATTAGTTGTAATGGAGGCAACAGGGTATTATCATTATCGATTAGCTCAGTTTTTATACAAACAAAACATTATTGTTTCAGTAGTAAATCCTTTATTGGTTAAGCGATTTATTCAAATGAAATTAGCGAAAATAAAGACAGATAAAAGTGATGCCAAAGCCATTTGTGAATATGGGCAAATAAATGAAGTGCCTTTATATATAGCGCTTACAAATGTTCAAAGTGAATGTTTGCAATTGTTTAGATTGATGGATAGTTGTATGAAGAAACGTACAGCGACAAAGAATAAAATCCATGGAGAGGAAGTTTTAGATATTCCATCTAAATATGTATATCGTAGTTTAAAACGAATAAAAAAGTATTTAGAAAAAAAGCTATTATCATTAGTAAAACAAGAGCAGCAAGTACAATTAACTTTATTGACAAGTATTCCATGAATAGGACTTAAAACAGCCTTATTTATGATTGTAATAACCGATGGTTTTACCAAGTTTGAAAACTCAAAACAACTCTGTAGTTATGTTGGTATAACCCCAACAATACGAGAGTCAGGAAGTAGTGTAAGAGGACGAAGTAGAATAAGTAAAGTAGGTAATCGAAAATTACGGAATCTCTTGTTTTTATGTTCCTTTAATGCATGTAAACACAATAAAGCATGTAGAGATATTTATGAGCGTATTGTAAACAAAGGAAAGAGTAAAAAACTAGCTTTAATAGCCGTTTCAAATAAGTTAGTCAAACAAAGTTTTGCTATTGCAAAATCTGGTTTACCTTATGATGAAAAGTATGTTTCCGTTTTGTCAAAATAAGTAGTGTTTATCTAAAAAATAAAAGCTCAAAATACCAAGTAATAGCATTTTGAGCCTAGAATAATATTACATAAATTTAATGAAGAAAAGATTTGTTTTCTACCTCAGTTTTTTGTTGTACACTGAGTTTATTTTTCCCATTTGTATTTCTCCATTATTTCATCAACTTCTGTTTTCGCAATTACATTCACATAGTTAGAAATTGTTTTTGCAGAAATTCCTCCAATTATTTCAATCACGTTCTCTTGTGTAAATCCAGTGTCAAAAAAAGCACTTAGTATTTTCTCATCAAGGTGACCTTTATTCATCATTAATTTTTTTGTAAAATCTCGCAACATTTCCAATCTAGAGTCTGCAATTGGATTTCCGTTTCTTAAAGATTCTATAACATCTTTTGGGACTTTAGTCATTTCCATCCCCCAAGTATGAACAGCCATACAGTAAGGACTATTGTTTTCATAACTTGCAGTCATAATAACGATTTGTCCTTCTAAAAGACCTAAACTCGATTTTCCTAGAAATAAATCAAATGATTGATTATATGCTTGATAAATTGAAGGTGAAATAGCA
This genomic stretch from Tenacibaculum sp. Bg11-29 harbors:
- a CDS encoding carboxymuconolactone decarboxylase family protein, coding for MKFIKHTTETAPEKSKELLKKVLNKFGFIPNQDKILAISPSIYQAYNQSFDLFLGKSSLGLLEGQIVIMTASYENNSPYCMAVHTWGMEMTKVPKDVIESLRNGNPIADSRLEMLRDFTKKLMMNKGHLDEKILSAFFDTGFTQENVIEIIGGISAKTISNYVNVIAKTEVDEIMEKYKWEK